In one Spirosoma rigui genomic region, the following are encoded:
- a CDS encoding MBL fold metallo-hydrolase, with protein sequence MNRRLFVQNTALALAGTTLINHSLVARLVTDEPYKMKMIRDTVGVFTERGGTIAYLRTREGWVVVDAEFPEQAQHLIDALKKTQDIPFRLLINTHHHGDHTAGNIAFKGRVGQVVAHENSLKNQKAVAEKANTDDKQLYPDTTFGEGWKQNVGSERIRAYYFGPGHTNGDGLIHFENANVLHMGDLMSNRRYPFIDRSAGASIKNWITVLDKTLTTFDAKTIFVFGHAFDPEKITGNKADISAFRDYLEKLLVFVGQEIKAGKSKDDILKATAIPGVTEWQGDGIGRSLQAAYEELTMAK encoded by the coding sequence TGACCGACGAGCCTTACAAAATGAAGATGATCCGGGACACCGTCGGGGTGTTTACCGAAAGGGGAGGAACCATTGCCTACCTCCGAACCCGCGAAGGCTGGGTCGTCGTGGATGCCGAGTTTCCGGAGCAGGCGCAGCACCTGATCGATGCCCTGAAAAAAACGCAGGATATCCCCTTTCGCCTGTTGATCAATACGCACCACCACGGCGATCATACGGCGGGCAACATCGCGTTTAAAGGCAGGGTGGGGCAGGTGGTGGCGCACGAGAACTCGCTGAAAAACCAGAAAGCCGTCGCCGAAAAAGCCAACACGGACGATAAGCAACTCTACCCCGACACAACCTTTGGCGAGGGCTGGAAACAGAACGTGGGCAGTGAGCGAATACGGGCGTATTATTTCGGGCCGGGTCATACCAACGGAGATGGGCTGATTCATTTCGAAAATGCCAACGTCCTGCACATGGGCGACCTGATGTCGAACCGGCGGTACCCGTTCATTGACCGGAGTGCCGGGGCCAGTATCAAAAACTGGATAACCGTACTGGATAAAACGCTGACGACCTTTGACGCGAAGACTATTTTTGTCTTTGGCCATGCCTTCGATCCCGAGAAGATAACGGGTAATAAAGCGGATATCAGCGCCTTCCGGGATTACCTGGAGAAGTTACTCGTCTTCGTGGGTCAGGAAATAAAAGCGGGTAAATCGAAAGACGATATCCTGAAAGCAACGGCCATACCGGGCGTAACGGAATGGCAGGGGGATGGCATCGGCCGAAGCCTGCAGGCGGCCTACGAGGAACTGACCATGGCAAAATAG